GGCATTTATCAGGAACTCTTATTGTTGATGAAACCTGTTACAAACCGTTGGATACCAGCAAAATCGGATACTATGTTTACATTGAAAAACTTGCCGGGATTATTGTTTTCCATGTAATCTACAAGAACCTTGCATTGCTTCTCCCCATTTGTCTGTAATAAGAAGATAAGGAAATAAGATGAAATAATGTGAAGCAATAAACTCTAGGATAGCCCAAAACACCAGTAATTTAACAAAGCATTAGCAAAAAAGATGGGAGAACTAGAAGAACATTGATCATGTAAATTTCCAAATTTCAAATTGTCATGTTCTGAGATTACCTATGATGAATGATCAATAGAATCAGCATAATAGATCTcacgaagaagatgatgatagaATGAATTTTCAAGAACTTATTTTTGCCATTTTTTGACTTGGGGGATACATgaataacataataaaattaaggcCAAAATCATTATTTAGCCCTCAACTATATTGGGGAATACACTTTCAGCCACTGAATTTTAACCGAGATAGATTAAGCCAAATACCTATGTGAAATTAGACAATTACCCTGATCATTAACgaaattagaaataaatcaCATGCTGTTAACTGAGAAAATCAAATCCTGGACCCTAAATCACTTTCCCACACAATCCTCTCCATAAAGCTTCCAGAAAGTCCTTTTCCTAACTCCATCAGTAATTCAGCAATCTGTTGctcaaaaaaaagttattttaatttgattttgtacttttttttattagcaATTTGATAACAAAATCGGAAAAAAACAAATCTCTCCTTTTTATTTCTTAGTAAAAAAGAATGCCAGTGCCAATTTAGCCTTTCAGCGCCTCTAAGAAGCTTCCTCATTTGCAAGTATGTAAATGGAGGAGAATGAGCAAAACTCACCAACCCAACAGCTGCAATCCCTCTCCACCAACTCCTCCAATTGAAATTGAATTCTAATTAATCATTCTTTCCCTCTCTCAAACCGTAACCTAGTTGTCCAATTGGTAGTTTTATGTTCACGATATTTTGGTTCTTGGGATTCAGGATGATTCCAGatgagaggtttcagatcaTGAAGAGTATTGGACAATAGTACATTCAAAGGAATGAGCTCTTCCGTCTTCTCTCCAAAATGCTCAAACTCATTTGCTATGATGGATTCGAGCTTTCTGGGAGAATGCACATTGTCCAGGTACTTTTTTCACTATTTCCTCAGTTCCAAACttcaatcatttaattttaaagttctCTTCTTTTAGAATGATGCtgaaagagttttttttttgtcttcctCGTTTATTCTTGATTGATCAATATGATGGCAAAGAAACATGAAACATGATGCTGTCAAGAAGAAAGCTTTGACAGCATAACAGGAGTTGCTGGAACCCTTCTGATTTCTCCTTCTACAATTCTTCTCCTTCATTGTTGTATTCAAAACACTAGGAGGAGAAGGAGCTTCTAACCTGAATTCTACATCTAATTATCAGGCATTATTATCACGTGATGAATAAGGGCTTAATTGACTAATTTTGCATAGATAAAGGCTTGATTGATCCTAACTAAAAATCGGGGGCTAATGCTCACTTCCCCAATAATTGAAGGCTCAATTGTTTGTTTGGACTCAAATTTAATCAACTAAGATATATCAATATCTAACTGTTAGAGTCTGTACATTCACTATTTATCAACTTCCTAAACAGAATAACGCATGTTAAGTTACAGACAATTTGTTTAAGAATGACTACATCAGCTAATTACATGAaggtataaaagaaaaatacacaTGCAAATCTAATGAAACTATGTTGATCCACAATATAGCAGACAAAAGCACATTCTTGAATGTAGGAAACCAGATACAATAcctcaaaaacaaaaaaacctCCAGGTTTCAACATTGAAAGAACTCCATTGCAAAGATGAAGAAGATCATCCATACCACTAACACCACCATCTAATGCAAGCCTCGGTTCGTGTTGACCAACTTCAGCTTGCAACCCAGAGATATCATCACTTGGTATATATGGGGGGTTGCTCACAACACCAGCAAGTTTTCCTTCAACATCCTTTAATGGTTCAAACCAAGATCCTTTTCTTACCTCAATCATATCCTGATTTGCACATAAAAATACAAAGCCTAAAAATGACAACAGATGATGAACTCTAGCAACTGGTGTATAAAAGAGGTCAAATGAACAGTATACAACAAAACAAATGAACTATGATTTTCTAGTTGATAGCTAGCGCAGTCCTTGCTTGTAATAAAATCTTAAGTTGTCTCACTTTTACATTTCGTGCAATATACATAATTATTGCTACAACATTAACTTATCTTCTCTGGAAAAAAGACATTATTTATTGTGTTCTGCTCATAGCATTGTTTTTCAGGAACAAACTACAGCGAGAGGTGTCATGAGCAGGACCATAGTCCGACCAAATGAGCTAGTCCTGGGTGGTACGCTACAGAAAACTTTGAATTACCCTGATTATTACATCATCAACCAATGAAGTTTTCATTTCAAGGCTGAAAATTTGCTACTTCAAGCCAATAATTTCTTGCTCTCCCTGTTTGCACTTGACCAGAACAACTCAATCAATTAAgtttgtgtgtatatatatgtatttattataTCTGTTAGACATTCAACATAAGAAAAGATAATAGTTTATTATCATTTccataaaattacaaaatgcaGGTTGCACATTAAACCTTGcaattataataaattcacTAACCTGTAGGCCATATCTCAGGACATTATAAGTAGCTACAGCAAGTGCCACTGGGCTTAAATCAGTGGCAATTACTTTTCCTTTACTTCCCAGAATCCTCCCAATACCAATTGCAATAGCTCCACTACCAGTCCCCAAATCTGCCCACAAACCTTCTTTTGACTCTCCACTAGCCAAGGCCACATCTTTCACCAAATCAACAATTAATTCTGTTTCAGGCCTTGGAATCAGGACCCCTTCTTGTACGCTCAAAACCAAATCCCGCCAATGCTCACACCCAACAATGTACTGAAAAGGCCTCCTCTCTTCAATCCTCTGCCTCCAAAGAACATAAAGTTCATCCAAAGGTGCCTTTAGCCTTACATCCATCGCATAATTTTGACTACCCAATTGATATATTAGTGAGGGGTCTTCAAGTGAGTCTTCTAACAGCCATCTGAGTTCTCGACGGAGAGAAGTTGAGTCTGGGCCGTTGTCTAACTGAACAAAAGATGCCCCAACTGAGGAAGCAAGGTTTTTGGCCCAGTGATGCCATTTGTGTAGGTCTGAAATAGAGGTTGAGAATCTGGGAGGGCGTAAAAAAAGTGGGGTTGTGGGTTTCAGAGAAGAAGGAGATGATGATAGTGAAGCAGAGCATATAGGCCTGTAGAGGCTGGCATAGAGAGAGGGGATACGCACCACAGAACATGCAGAAGAAATTAGCTTCATCTTTCTCACGCTCTCGTTTGCCCTTCTGTTTGGCGAGAAAGAAAGTAAATGCTGAAATTCTTTTGTataaataagatattttttttaaataatgaaaaaattatcttgtttaataaatttacagtttttaaataatgaaaaattttcacATATCATAGTAAATTGATCTCTCTACtaaattacaataatttattCAAGGAGGTTGCTTATATACATTTTCTTCATGCTACAGTGATCACTGTCTATCTATGCAGTGGCGGAGCCCGAGTTTCTTTTGATAGGGCATTCATTTTCCTTCAACGCATTTTTCGATTGTTAGTAGACACGTTCTCTTTGCTATATCTTCCCTCCGCTCATGTGTCTATGTATCAAATTGATTTTTGCTTTAAAGCaagtaaattttcaaaattcttaTAGCCCACCTTTTGATAAAAACATAAAcatgtaaaaattaatttattatcataaaataaaaaaggacaaattatgcaatgaagATCATACATTGCCCTGATCTTCCAATGGAAAATTGAgtagaataaaaataattaataagaatTTTATCTGCTAATTAATCTATAATATCTACACCATAAAATCAGATAACACAACACGCTATACCCAATAATAAAACTCAACATGACACATAAATTACTCCTTTTGTGAATCTCTTAGACCTTGCTACTTTAAAGATCCACTTCCTTCAAATTCCAGTCTCTTTTGTCAACTCCACTGCTACTTCTCTTTGGATGATTCGACTCTTTTCTATTAAATGAGATCGTacaaatcaattttaaaaatttatagtaatatttatataaaaaattaattaaaaagagaGGAGTGTCTACAATTTTTTTAATggcacattattattattttttaattgaaattcaatatgagaaaatttagaaaaaaataatgaaaaaaaaaagaaaattttagtaTGTAAGATAtgggaagaaaaagaagagaagtaGATGATTTAGCACACCAAATTAATGTTTACTAAACTAGGCAAGTTAGTCGACAAGAGCCATTGTAGTTTGAAGGCATATTGACTTGGGCGAGCTTTCGCAGATTGAGAAATGGACTAGCTTGACCTGGTTATGCTTCAATTTTCATTTGTGGAAGTGGGATTTTTGGTAGGGACTTGGAAAGCTAAGGGAGTTGCAAGAAAAtccaagaaagagagagagaaaaaaagaaaattagttGCTTTGCGAAATATTTCAGGTGTGCTGAACATTGATTGTATAGAGTTGGCACCACCATCTCCCCacctgaaataataaaaataaaagttattgttaaaatttaaattaaaaattattattttttaatataataatttaaaataataataataattaaaaataattaaatattaataataacgaaatatattttatttttaatacaaaggaaaattttaatttatactaaGTGTGAATTTATATGATTTACAaatcatattatttattaatttataataattttaaataatatcttatctttaaaaaaatatatttacactttaaccatttttaaaacttaatgtaacaataattaattatattattgatgaatatatattattaatgagaaaaaaaataaataaattattattatttttagttttgaaaaTGTTAGTACTTCGCTATTGAATATACACAGTAAATCAAATTATATCATAAATCAATTCCAAGGGATATTACACTTGAATTAGAGATTTTAAAAGAATGGTTTGATTTCttcaattaattttgttaacatCTTTAATCCTTTCGTTTAAACTTATTTTTTGTTAGTCAAAACAACACTatctatgaaaaaatttattctatcaggatttttttttttttttactgtaaACCAATTgaataatgaaatatgaatttattttaattttttttttttaaaataaagataatgtGCTTCAAATGTGCATTgctttttatgttttttctcCACATGTGTTATACACTAATTATACCTTTATAATAAaatcttttttcattttaaaaaaatactccatatctttataataaaaaatcatttttcaccatttaaagattttattaagagttttatatataaatttattaatatatttaaagattttattaagagttttatatataaatttattaatatatttttttaaaattaaaaattaaataataaaaataaattattttattgaaaattatttttttatagaaacatattttcataaaaaatattttatataaaaagtatttttcaaatataaattattttctataaataaataaatcaacatTTTAAGCTTAAAATAGCTGAAACCTAAACGCTAAAATTTTTCATGTTAGTTTGTTGACTTAGAGATTGTTTGGTACCAAAATTTAGGTTAAAATAcactttttgtaaaaaaaattgaaaaaaaactgttttattattttgatgtgtttataattaaattatattaaaattaattttaaatatttttaattattattttgaataaagATGTTTTCTTAAcaatattttcaatattaatatcaaatgggtaattatattttataatataaaatataaaacaataaaatagttataactattttttaatatatattttaaaataacatttttttatagattttttaaattacaataataattagCATAGtttgcaaaaaaaataaatttagaagataaattaatttaaattacaataataattagGAATGGGTTGTAGAATAGGCTTACTGTGGGCTTTAATCTTTGGGTTTGATCTTCTAACGGAGTTGTAGGTATAacatcaaatatttttaaatacattttaattataagaattttaaaataataaaatctaattgttaaaatttttaatagcaGTAGATTTATTTAACATGGtgtttttttttctgttaaaaaatatattatacatattaatttaaattattatgttttaaattaaaatcttatttgttaataataaaagcTCTTAAacaattacttttaaatttcagaatatttaaaatacatttttttcagaaaaaagcTTCAAACTAATTCTTTTAGCTTTTAAAACATAAATGACAAAACaagcattaatttttttattaataaaaaattcaaaatttcacatatgagaaaaaaatatttattgcaTCACTAAAATGCCATTTCCCCAAGTCCACAGGGGCGATTATGCAATTTTATTTTGGATTTCCTCGCTCAAAACCCTATTTCTCCCTCTCCTGCATAAAACCCCTAAAAACCACCGACTTCCTCCTAGGGTTTCTCTCAGAGAAAAGGAAAATGGCTACTCACCTCTTCACTCGCTCTCTACTCTGCAGGTCGACCTCCGCCAACAAAGCCCTAATCCTTTCTCTTCTATCTCGCTCCTTCTCTTCCCTTCCGACACCTTCTCCTGCCTCTCgctctttctctctcctccGTTGTCTCCGCCCCCTCTCCGCTGCTGCCAGCTTTTCCTCCTCTAATCTTTGTCATGCTCTCACGACTCGGTCCTTCGCGACCCGGACTACGACGTCCTCGATTAATGATCCGAGTCCTAACTGGTCTAATAGACCTCCCAAAGAGACCATCTTGTTGGATGGATGCGATTTTGAACATTGGCTTGTGGTTTTGGAGAAACCAGATGACAACCTTACTAGGGATGAAATCATTGATAGTTATATCAAAACACTAGCTATGGTTGTGGGCAGGCATGTTGCTTTTCTcccaattttaaattaatggttTTTGTCATTTTGGTTGGTGAATTGGTATTCTccgttattttattttattttatttttaaagaaattgtTAATGGTATCTGGTTTCTGTAATTGGAAAAggtataactttttcttttcgtaTCTGTAAAATTGTGGTCAATGATCAATGTTCTCTTTGTTTACAGGCAAATCAATTAGCTTTTCTCTGTTCTTAGTGCATCAGTTGTTTTGATTTTATAGGTTTAGATTTTAGACTCTTTTTTGTTCATTGACCAGTAGGCAATATTGTGCGATTAATTGCAATAACTATATTCCATTTTGCTTCGTGCCATAAATTTGGAATAATTTACAGAGAGTAGCTATTCCACGATCAAATTTGAATAACTAGTTCACAAATTGTtggaattcaatttttttataccaACTCCTTTCCACTTGTTTCTATTATGCGAGTTTAATGAAGCTTTACAGTTATATGCTCTGAAATATGGGGTAAAAGAGAAACCTGACTTCATTAACATTATAGTACACTTTTGGTTGAAGATTTATTTTGGCAGATGATATTGTCGCCGTAAATAGTGGTGGAAATTTATGTGAAGTCTTTGTTCCTTCCTTACTGATATTTGACAACTTGCTGTGTTTTATCCGATCCATCATATCTGTCTCCCTCCGTTTGTTGTGTGGTAGGGCCTATTGACACTTTGGTATGCATACAACTTTAGTGGTAGTGTTATTGGCTAATGTTGCTGCATATCATCTTTGAAAGCATGTTTGTATTCTAGCTTACAACTAGCAGCTCAATTTGATGTTTGGGGTCACAATATTAGACTCTTCCTTTAAaggttttttttcaaaaattattgtCACTCTATCAGTGGAGCCCATGAGtcatgcttttttttttgtcatggAAAGTATAGGAGATCTTGTACTTTATTCATTCAGTGTCTTGCTATGTGCATGCTTGATATCAGTTTATGTGCTAAGCAAAGTGGTCTGGCTAGTCATAATAAGgtgttttttttctaaaaaaatatattttgtagTGAGGAAGAAGCAAGGAAGAAGATCTACTCGGTTTCAACTAGATGCTACTTTGCTTTTGGAGCTCTTGTGTCTGAAGAGCTTTCTTATAAGATTAAAGGTATTCTATCTTCCAACTGTCCAATTTATGCTGTTACTGTTTGTAATGGCAGTAGTTGAAGGATGTCTTACGTATTTCTTCCTTCTACTCAGAATTGCCCAGGGTTCGTTGGGTTCTTCCAGATTCATACTTGGATGTTAAGAACAAAGATTATGGAGGTGAGATGTTTTCTTTTAATGAGTTACCAACCTAATTTATGTTGCTGTATTCAGTATAGTGACTGTTCATCATAAAATTGAAGACATCTGGTGCATAGTTTCCTTTTTCCTGGTTTTAAGAAGACTATTATTGTCATGTGAATTGTTTTTGCAACGAGGTTCATATTTTTAATGCCCTTGCTTTTAACTgaaattaagaatattttgtTATTCACTTGTTTGTACTGATATTCAAAAATTGAGTCTAATAATGTTGTGACAAAGACATGGAAGTTAAAGTCAGTGGAACTTTGTGGATAGTGCTTTACAAATTAAATCATGGGATGAGGCTGCCTTGATGTATTTTGACAATTAGGTCTTCGGTTTGTTGTTTGTTGAAAACACAATGCTCGGTTTATCTTTACTTACATAGACTAAATCCATGGCTCTTATATGAGGCATATGCCTGACATGAAATGGTGGTTGGCTGCTTGCTTTCGCtgctttttattcttttttgagAATACAGATACATGGGGCATTGCCTGCATCTTGGCACCTTAGGGTTTTTGCTAATTCTTTTTCCTGAATTACacttctaaaatgttttaagcacTAGAAAAGGCTAGTTGCTTTAGTTCCTCCTTTTCCCTCTACCTGGTGAAACTAATTCCGCAACATGTAGAATCTCAGACGCATAGTTTCTTTTGTTTGTTGTTAGCTATTATCACTCTTTAGTACATAATGTGAGCTTTATGGTGCATTTGTTATAGGGGAGCCATTTATTGATGGCAAAGCTGTTCCTTATGATCCAAAGTACCATGAAGAATGGATAAGGAATAATGCAAGGGCAAATGAGAGAAATAGGCGCAACGATAGGCCTCGTAATTTTGACAGGTCAAGAAACTTTGAGAGGAGGAGGGAAAACATGCAGAACCGAGATTTCCAGAACACAAGGGCAGCTCCAATGGATAATCAGGGCATGCAGAACCCTGCATCCAACATGGCTGGAATGCCACAGAACAGTGCGAGTGGACCAGGAGGTCCACCCCCACCACCGCATAACAACTACATGGGCGGGTCACCCCCACCGCCACAAAACAACTACATGGGCGGGTCACCCCCACCGCCTCAAAACAACTACATGGGCAGGCCACCTCCACCCCCACCAAACAATTACATGGGTGGgccaccaccaccaccgccACCAAGCAACTACATGGGTGGACCACCACCACCGCCCCCAAACAACTACATGGGTGGGccgccaccaccaccacctcttAACAACTATATGGGACCGCAGAACACAGGAGGAATTCCTCAGAACAACTATGGAAACTCCTCACCCAACAATGTGGGAGGAATGCCGCAAAGTCCGGGATGGTCTAGTAACATGCAGCAGAACTTCCAGGATGGCCGCAGTGATGGAGGCATGCATCACCAAGGTACACCATCAAACTACCAGAATAACTACTCTCCAAATAGGGATGGAAGCTTTCCTGGTGGAAACCCCTACAATGCTTGAATGATCTTTGGAAGACATTAGGCATGTGGTGTAGATATGCAATGaggaattaatttttcttttcggAAATCTTTCAACCTAATGGTCTTAATATATTCAGTTGTCTTAACGATGTAGTGATAATTAGTTATCGTTTGCTTTATCTTGTGTTGGATGATGAATTAAACATCGTACGATTTTAAGAATAGAATTGAACCTGTTTTCTCCATTGCAACTTGGTTGTGCTATTATGTAATGCATTGCTGTGTGCACTTggtaatatctttttttttttttctttttatttgtagTTTTCCTTTGTATTGATTTGAAGGGTTATTTGAAAAGTTGTATGCATGGGTCGAGTCCTGAACAGTAATGAAGGTTCAAATATACTACTAGAGAGGTTCATGATTAATACATTCAAGATGCTGCTTTGTCAATTGTGGCTTAGCTCAAACCATGAAATCAAGTAGATTTTTATGCAAAACTCAGAAATCAAAGGGCTTGTTTTGTCTTATCCAGATAACACCTGATGACCTGAAGGCGGTGGACTGGTTATGGATTCATCCTTCTATCTTgccaaatattttatttattttatattttcagttacATGTCTCTCGttgttgtatttttttttactacGGACAATTACAGGCATGCATGCTAACTGGCAACTGCCTACTGCATGCTAACTAATTGTTTGCTCATGCGTGTTGTCTGAAATAATCAGAAAAATCAGGTgcaaataaattgtaatagaaTCTAGCTTAATTAATTCTCTcgctaatatgaaaaaaaataagaaactaATTATCTTCAGTAATTAGTTAGAAATGATATGCTTAATTGTCATATTGTGcttatttttcaaataagaaaTACATCTGTCATTATATAGAAAGCCAAATTATTATtagatctttaaatttttaaaaattaactattttcttaaattacttgattaaaatatttttatattttataaaattaaactgtttagttaaaaaaatgataattaatttattatcttaattagagagattaaatatatgaataattaaataattgatattattaaaattatgaagattaaatgatataaatattaaaaataaataataatttttaattgattttataaaatataaaacattttaatcaattaattttaaaatataaataaactaatggatttcttaaaatatgaacaaaagttttaagttgagggttgaattttatcttttaaaataaaatctctaattCCActcatttcataaaattttttatctaaacACATTAAAAATTCAAGTTCTAGCAGAGTaacaagaaaaaatttatatgaataaaaatttacaaattgaatcaatttgccatataaaatattgaatataaacTTTTGTTTTTCGTTTAATCTGAGTAATTTAATctattatctataaaaatactatttgatttatttatatatatttaagaattttttaatttaaataatctaactcattacctaaaattattttttttctagatttagaatttattttctgaaaaaaaaaatctaaataaatccattaaataatttaagcaTTACTCATAAAActcttttttcaaaaaaattaaaatttacttctcTAAACTTAAATAGTTTAACATATTTAATATCATAAATagagataaataaaaagaatgaccactttttaataataataatggtgtataaaaataaattaattaatgactgAATGGCTtacaaatatttttcaaaaaaatcaaataaatatttagGAGTTGAAATCTttgaaaattagaaataaattttcTGAATTGTAGAGGAATGGAGATGGACAGAGACATATGAATGATGATAGTTTCTATAAAAATAGGATTAGGAGGTGAGAATTTGATTTATGGAAGAATTATTATAGAttcctaatatttttaaaaaattaaaatcagtaatttatttctatatcaaaattattttattaaaatatctctatattttataaaattaaattatttattttatttattaaaaaaagttaattaatttgttTTAGCTTTATTCAGTTGAGTGCGGAGTGCGAATAAGAAACTTTGTTTAACCAGCTTTCTAAAAtatctctattttattttatttatttactcatTTGCATAGGCTaggattatatattaataagggGAAAATATCTGAAATGTATATGTTTGgctttattaattatttccTTTCTTATATCCGACGTTTGCACTTACGTTTATAtcctatataaattatttactacTTGTCAAGcaagtaaaattatttattaatttgtttacaagaaaaataaataaataaatatttatgtagTTTTCTTTGTGTCCTGAGTCAATAACTCTTATCTTCATGATGACActcaatatttaattttcttcctTTATATAACTTCCTTCTTTTGTTTAAGCTTTGAAGCATATTTGTATGATATGGATTCTCAAAACATTGTCCTTCCGGTGAATTCGGGGCATGCTGCGGATGTAATTCCGGTGactgagaagaaaaagaagagaagaagttgGTTTTTCTTGTGTTGTTCTAATGTGGAGATAGACTCAGAGCAAGATGTCAAAGAGAAGGCACTTGAGCTTTTGAATGATGATAATAACAGCAAGAGTAGATGTTGTTTCATGTCGTGTTTTTCCAATGTTGAGATGTATCAATCGAAAGAGGGCACCATCAGAATCAGGAACTctgtttaattaataaaaggtGCTTTCTTCActgtaattgattttttttttctaataatagaTTAGAGTGGATGAtgtatttaaaatatagaattGATAATAAAGAACTGGTGGCACTTATAAATTTAGTCTGATAATAAGTgtgtattaataaatttaaaaatttttaaattttttttgtttcgattatcaattttatttaaaaaaaataattagaaaaatataattcatGTGATAGtattgttttttattatttaaaatataaaaaattttaatatgttaattaatataaaaattaaaaaagacatagaaataataaatcatttttaaaatagcaaaatgaaattttataatataaataatatttttattattaaaagtaacattttattatttaaaaaataatattatatcaaGTGAGAATTTATTTAGGGGTTGAATAAAAATATGTGAATTTA
The genomic region above belongs to Manihot esculenta cultivar AM560-2 chromosome 3, M.esculenta_v8, whole genome shotgun sequence and contains:
- the LOC110611717 gene encoding multiple organellar RNA editing factor 8, chloroplastic/mitochondrial; the protein is MATHLFTRSLLCRSTSANKALILSLLSRSFSSLPTPSPASRSFSLLRCLRPLSAAASFSSSNLCHALTTRSFATRTTTSSINDPSPNWSNRPPKETILLDGCDFEHWLVVLEKPDDNLTRDEIIDSYIKTLAMVVGSEEEARKKIYSVSTRCYFAFGALVSEELSYKIKELPRVRWVLPDSYLDVKNKDYGGEPFIDGKAVPYDPKYHEEWIRNNARANERNRRNDRPRNFDRSRNFERRRENMQNRDFQNTRAAPMDNQGMQNPASNMAGMPQNSASGPGGPPPPPHNNYMGGSPPPPQNNYMGGSPPPPQNNYMGRPPPPPPNNYMGGPPPPPPPSNYMGGPPPPPPNNYMGGPPPPPPLNNYMGPQNTGGIPQNNYGNSSPNNVGGMPQSPGWSSNMQQNFQDGRSDGGMHHQGTPSNYQNNYSPNRDGSFPGGNPYNA
- the LOC110610711 gene encoding release factor glutamine methyltransferase, encoding MKLISSACSVVRIPSLYASLYRPICSASLSSSPSSLKPTTPLFLRPPRFSTSISDLHKWHHWAKNLASSVGASFVQLDNGPDSTSLRRELRWLLEDSLEDPSLIYQLGSQNYAMDVRLKAPLDELYVLWRQRIEERRPFQYIVGCEHWRDLVLSVQEGVLIPRPETELIVDLVKDVALASGESKEGLWADLGTGSGAIAIGIGRILGSKGKVIATDLSPVALAVATYNVLRYGLQDMIEVRKGSWFEPLKDVEGKLAGVVSNPPYIPSDDISGLQAEVGQHEPRLALDGGVSGMDDLLHLCNGVLSMLKPGGFFVFETNGEKQCKVLVDYMENNNPGKFFNVNIVSDFAGIQRFVTGFINNKSS